The Gammaproteobacteria bacterium genome contains a region encoding:
- a CDS encoding VOC family protein, whose amino-acid sequence MSENAANSRATVIPTMRYGDAPAAIDWLCETFGFKRQLVVPGEGGKIAHAQLTFGNGMIMLGSAAEDEYGALVKPPDSFGGGCTQSAYIIVNDADVVYRSAVAAGAEIVMEIKDEDYGGRGFSCRDPQGHIWNFGTYDPWASI is encoded by the coding sequence ATGTCAGAAAACGCAGCAAATTCCCGCGCAACGGTGATTCCGACCATGCGATACGGCGACGCTCCGGCGGCCATTGACTGGCTGTGCGAAACGTTCGGCTTCAAACGTCAGCTCGTGGTGCCGGGAGAGGGCGGCAAGATCGCCCACGCGCAGCTTACGTTCGGCAACGGGATGATCATGCTCGGTTCCGCGGCTGAAGACGAGTACGGGGCGCTCGTAAAACCGCCGGACAGCTTCGGTGGCGGCTGTACGCAAAGCGCATACATCATCGTCAACGATGCCGATGTCGTTTATCGCAGCGCGGTCGCCGCTGGCGCCGAGATCGTGATGGAGATCAAGGACGAGGACTACGGCGGCAGAGGTTTTTCATGCCGCGATCCGCAGGGCCATATATGGAATTTCGGCACGTACGATCCTTGGGCGAGTATCTAA
- a CDS encoding GNAT family N-acetyltransferase, translated as MTIEIRMLGPDDAPVLERVAPEVFDNPVDARWSAEFLADSRHHLAVALDGETVVGMASAVQYLHPDKPPELWINEVSVATTHRAAGVGRRLLDAIFKRGRERGCREAWVTTEQTNLAARRLYVTAGGHQSPQTVVMYAFRLDKAVDS; from the coding sequence GTGACCATCGAGATCCGCATGCTTGGCCCGGATGACGCGCCCGTTCTCGAGCGCGTGGCGCCGGAAGTCTTCGATAACCCGGTCGATGCTCGCTGGAGCGCGGAGTTTCTGGCCGATTCGCGACACCACCTTGCCGTGGCACTCGACGGGGAGACTGTGGTGGGCATGGCATCCGCCGTTCAATACTTGCATCCGGATAAACCGCCTGAACTCTGGATCAACGAGGTCAGCGTCGCGACGACGCATCGGGCTGCGGGTGTGGGGCGGCGTTTGCTGGATGCAATTTTCAAGCGCGGTCGCGAGCGCGGGTGCCGGGAGGCGTGGGTGACGACCGAGCAGACCAACCTCGCGGCGCGGCGGCTTTACGTGACCGCAGGCGGCCACCAGTCGCCGCAGACTGTCGTCATGTATGCGTTTCGACTCGATAAGGCGGTCGATTCATAA
- a CDS encoding DUF167 domain-containing protein — MITIQVRGKPNARISILEAPLEGDIWFARLKSPPVDGKANQELVALLAMHFGCAKAQVSIRSGAAGRVKRVHIEGI; from the coding sequence ATGATAACCATCCAGGTGAGGGGCAAGCCGAACGCGAGAATCAGCATTCTTGAAGCACCGCTGGAAGGTGATATCTGGTTCGCCCGGCTCAAATCTCCGCCGGTTGACGGCAAGGCCAATCAGGAACTTGTGGCGCTCTTGGCGATGCACTTCGGCTGCGCCAAGGCGCAGGTGTCGATCAGGAGCGGGGCGGCCGGGCGCGTTAAACGGGTGCATATCGAGGGCATCTGA